A segment of the Fusarium musae strain F31 chromosome 2, whole genome shotgun sequence genome:
ACGTACAGTAATACCGCTGTTCTTGAGGACGATCGGGCTCCATAACGAGCCGGCTGCAAGGATTACCTTCTTGGCCCTGACTATGACCTGTCTCTTGATTCTGTTGTTCGCGTCATTCAAGTCACCTGCACTATCCCTCGACACCCACTCTCCCTCGATGCCAATGGCAGTCTGCCCGTCATAATCAAACAGGATCTTGTCGACCTGAAATCCTTCCATGAACTGAGCGCCGGCCTTGGCAGCATCCGGTAACCAGCTCACAGCTGGCCCTCGCTTTTCGGCCAGGCCACAGCCAAGGTGACACTGGCCACAGAAGTGCTCCCTCCCTCCCGTGTTGACGGGAGCTGGACGTGCCGTCCAGCCGAGCTTGCTTGAGCCATTTAGAAGCACTCTGTTTCGGTGATTGTGGCGTATCTGGTCAGTGCCAGCCCCTTGAAACTCCCACACACGGTCTAGACACTCGTCGAACTCTGCGGATGTGAAGAAAGGAAGGCCCTCATCCGCCCATTCCTCTCGCACAAAGTCTTGAGGCTTGAGACATACGCTCCAGTTGACGGTACCTCCTCCACCCCATGCACTGCCAGATGTGACGGTACAGCCAGAGTCTTCCGTCATAAAGAAGCCTGCGTTGTCGTAGAGATGAGCACAGGCTGCATCCTGAGCCATGGGGAGGTGTGTTGAAGGATAGTGATAGGCCTTATCCACGACAATGACTTTGTGGCCAGCCTCTGCTAGATTCTTGGCACATACACCTCCGCCGCAGCCGGAACCGATAATGACGACGTCGGTCTCTATGGCATGTGCGTCGTCCCCGGGGCCGATCTGGAGAAAGTCATAGTCGAAGGTTTCCTTTGGTTGCCAGTCCTTTGGGGTATCTGAGTAACCCGAGAGCTGGTAGAGAGCCGAACTGGTTTGAGAATATGCCTTGAAAGACATGGCAGACATCGTTTTGGCCAGAGCGGACCAGCGATCCTTGGGGGATGTGGCCCATGATTTGAGGATAGCTTCGCGGACGTGGGTGGGCTGGTTGTATATTGGTTGCCAGTAGCCGGTGATGAAGTAGCTACCAGGACGGGTGCTTGAGAAAAAAACTTAGTGACGCGAAACAAATGGAAGCATGGCCCGTCTAGTTGTACTCACGACATCAAGCTCAATAACCCGGCAAGGCGCTTGAGTTGGTCGGGCGGGGATATGGCCAGGGTCCTCATGAGGTTATCTCTAAAGCGAGCATCATTGACAGGCCTATCACGGAGAAAGGCACGGATATTGTCTCTAGTGGCTGGGGCTGCCAGAGCCTCGGCACTACGATCGAGGACAGCATTGACTTCATGGTCTGGAAGCTGAATCTGACCTTGATCGTCGGTCACATCGGACTCTGAGGTGATGGAGGGCAAGACACCGTCGACAAGTGCAAAGAAGACGTCCCATTGAATAGGAGAAAAGAAGTCGGTTGGTGGAGCATCGGGCAAAGCTGTGGCAATAGGAgcctgaggaagaggagaaatcGGTTGTGGAACGgtcatgatatgatgatggTCAAAATGAGGGAAGCAGTTGGACGAGGAGAGAGTTTGAGACGATCCTGTCTCAC
Coding sequences within it:
- a CDS encoding hypothetical protein (CAZy:AA3), which gives rise to MTVPQPISPLPQAPIATALPDAPPTDFFSPIQWDVFFALVDGVLPSITSESDVTDDQGQIQLPDHEVNAVLDRSAEALAAPATRDNIRAFLRDRPVNDARFRDNLMRTLAISPPDQLKRLAGLLSLMSTRPGSYFITGYWQPIYNQPTHVREAILKSWATSPKDRWSALAKTMSAMSFKAYSQTSSALYQLSGYSDTPKDWQPKETFDYDFLQIGPGDDAHAIETDVVIIGSGCGGGVCAKNLAEAGHKVIVVDKAYHYPSTHLPMAQDAACAHLYDNAGFFMTEDSGCTVTSGSAWGGGGTVNWSVCLKPQDFVREEWADEGLPFFTSAEFDECLDRVWEFQGAGTDQIRHNHRNRVLLNGSSKLGWTARPAPVNTGGREHFCGQCHLGCGLAEKRGPAVSWLPDAAKAGAQFMEGFQVDKILFDYDGQTAIGIEGEWVSRDSAGDLNDANNRIKRQVIVRAKKVILAAGSLWSPIVLKNSGITNPNVGANLHLHPCNFVTAVWKEETIPWEGGIITSYCPQFDNVDGSGYGTKLETTCMVPFTILSQASWTSGLDAKLHMTKLRHMNAWISLTRDRDAGSVFPDPTTGRPRIDYTPSDYDRAHTIQGVEALAKICYVTGAVEIRPLLKGLEPFVRKGETSSEHSLDSKGSVADPETTDPAFASWLSTVREVGNKPPTAPWSSAHQMGTCRMSASSDEGVVDEKGRVWGTGNLYVADGSVFPSASGVNPMITIMAIADWISRGVDADLRA